In Bythopirellula goksoeyrii, a single window of DNA contains:
- the asnB gene encoding asparagine synthase (glutamine-hydrolyzing) produces MAIVSFDGAIVDYNQLKKMAKAIQHRGPDSSGIWYDKNVGFGFQRLSILDLTDAADQPMTSPDGRYTIVFNGEIYNFVELRSELECLGYCFCTSGDTEVLLCAYIQWGVDCLLKLNGMWSFLVYDKLKKTLFGSRDRFGIKPLFIYRCNTKILFGSEIKSIRVHPDYGGGVDWSISAEFLLQERLDFNQRTFFAGIEKIPPGTAFSVDRFGKLKSWNYWELPSGDLSNSSDLVEEYFSLFSDSVRLRMRSDVPVGVFLSGGLDSTSIICEMARLSEENGLSSPISAFSFVHGELDESEYIKDTVAQVKADLRLCTTDPLKLWNTLSLTLWHHDEPVHSMNALIGFELSRMAAESGIKVVLNGQGADESTAGYFSYFLNYWYSLFYNLSVREAWSEIRAFTSAFGGSQLGLFTDTLLKALWTQIACSHTYQKIKLQRQYRRHMANNWFEPEFKSNLLKGTPQRLDLSLDSQLRQSITNWPLPLYLRIEDRNTMAHGVEARLPFLDYRLISFLFSVKNDLKMRGCYNKYILRAAMEHRIPPAVRLRKDKMGFPVPSQMWFTTSLFETAKQVLSDKSTRERGFWKTDKILSDLINHRNGTTDISLPLFYVLQFELWMRMMIDDGQQSRPSE; encoded by the coding sequence GTGGCTATCGTTTCATTCGACGGTGCTATTGTTGACTACAATCAGCTTAAAAAGATGGCAAAGGCAATCCAGCATCGAGGCCCTGATAGTTCTGGAATTTGGTATGACAAAAACGTCGGTTTTGGATTTCAACGACTATCGATATTAGATCTTACTGATGCAGCCGATCAGCCTATGACAAGTCCTGACGGACGATACACAATTGTCTTCAATGGTGAGATTTACAACTTTGTTGAATTGCGATCTGAGCTAGAGTGTCTTGGCTATTGTTTTTGTACGTCTGGGGATACGGAAGTCTTGTTGTGTGCCTACATTCAATGGGGTGTAGACTGTTTGCTCAAACTAAATGGAATGTGGTCTTTTTTGGTCTATGATAAACTCAAGAAAACTCTCTTTGGTTCCCGGGATCGTTTCGGGATAAAACCACTTTTCATATATCGCTGCAATACTAAGATACTTTTTGGCTCCGAGATTAAGTCCATTCGAGTTCATCCAGATTATGGTGGTGGCGTTGATTGGAGTATCTCGGCTGAATTTCTTCTTCAAGAGAGGCTGGACTTTAACCAGCGAACATTTTTTGCAGGCATCGAAAAAATTCCACCAGGCACAGCGTTTTCGGTTGACCGTTTCGGCAAGCTGAAATCTTGGAATTACTGGGAGTTACCGTCTGGGGACTTGTCGAATTCGTCAGATCTTGTCGAGGAGTATTTTTCCTTGTTTTCTGATTCGGTGCGACTTCGAATGCGTAGCGACGTACCGGTGGGTGTTTTTCTCTCAGGCGGCTTGGATTCAACCTCCATCATCTGTGAAATGGCTCGATTATCTGAGGAGAATGGGCTCTCTTCTCCCATAAGCGCCTTCTCATTCGTACATGGGGAACTTGACGAATCCGAATACATTAAGGACACCGTTGCTCAGGTAAAAGCTGATTTGCGGCTTTGCACCACTGATCCACTGAAACTATGGAATACACTTTCACTGACACTTTGGCATCACGATGAACCTGTTCATTCAATGAATGCACTTATTGGCTTTGAACTTTCCAGAATGGCTGCTGAGTCGGGTATTAAAGTTGTCCTTAATGGTCAAGGTGCAGATGAATCAACTGCAGGTTACTTTAGTTACTTCCTAAACTATTGGTATAGCCTCTTTTATAATCTTTCGGTTCGAGAGGCTTGGAGCGAGATCCGAGCATTTACGTCCGCATTCGGAGGATCACAGTTGGGTCTATTCACAGACACTTTACTAAAGGCACTCTGGACCCAAATTGCATGCAGTCACACATATCAGAAAATAAAGCTCCAAAGGCAATATCGACGACATATGGCCAACAATTGGTTCGAGCCAGAATTTAAGAGCAACCTCCTTAAAGGAACTCCTCAACGTCTAGACTTATCGCTGGACTCACAACTGAGGCAGTCAATCACTAACTGGCCACTTCCACTCTACCTTAGAATTGAAGATCGAAATACGATGGCACACGGGGTTGAAGCTCGATTACCCTTTCTCGACTATCGACTTATTTCATTCTTATTCTCAGTAAAGAATGATTTGAAAATGCGTGGATGTTACAATAAGTACATTTTGCGAGCTGCTATGGAACATCGCATTCCGCCAGCAGTTCGCTTGCGTAAGGACAAGATGGGTTTTCCCGTCCCATCTCAGATGTGGTTTACAACTTCACTCTTCGAAACTGCCAAACAAGTGCTTTCCGACAAGAGTACTCGCGAACGTGGGTTTTGGAAGACTGACAAGATACTTTCGGATCTCATTAATCATCGCAATGGCACAACCGATATTAGTCTTCCGCTCTTTTATGTATTGCAATTTGAATTATGGATGAGAATGATGATAGATGATGGTCAGCAATCTAGGCCATCTGAATAG
- a CDS encoding lipopolysaccharide biosynthesis protein gives MRSEVLSSLRWLLTARLLAQLVTWVATIFIIRILSPNDYGLMALAGMFIGFFGLFEEMGLSAAIINKRQLADSDIKNILGLVIVFGITVYLLIYMCSSVVANFFEEPDLAAILKCLALRLPVSSLASVPRALIQREMLFQKKSVVEFLCAVISSIATLGLAIAGWGVWALVYGSLGFAIANMIGLWIVLGKIYSPSFELRKLLAEMKFGGLVSMDRILWYLSTQADVFFIGRFLGNEQLGIYSVAMQLATLPMQKVTVIFNEVGFAAFSRIQLDLKEATRKFVFAVRMISFIAFPIFFGIASVSSDIVSVLLGPDWVAVAMPLWLLAIPVPLRLLESINTTVLFGLGRPGKAATNNLFSLALLVPCFAAASYWGNIVTVCLVWLTVYPICFLITLTRTLSITELTLGNYFLQLFKPCMFSAIVYGSAVFIKVVFPSFISNGILFLVCAIIIGSLVYALLQLVFNRSTFTSFVFLMSHKSSN, from the coding sequence ATGAGATCAGAAGTCCTATCTTCACTTCGTTGGCTGCTCACTGCTAGACTGTTGGCACAACTCGTAACATGGGTAGCAACGATATTCATAATTAGAATTCTATCACCAAACGACTATGGGTTGATGGCCCTTGCTGGAATGTTCATAGGGTTTTTTGGACTATTCGAGGAGATGGGACTCTCGGCGGCTATTATAAACAAGCGGCAACTCGCTGACTCTGATATAAAAAACATCCTTGGACTTGTAATTGTATTCGGAATCACTGTCTATTTACTAATCTATATGTGTTCATCCGTGGTTGCCAACTTCTTTGAAGAGCCTGATTTGGCAGCAATATTGAAGTGTTTGGCTTTGAGACTCCCTGTCTCGTCCTTAGCAAGCGTTCCGCGAGCTTTAATTCAGCGGGAGATGCTATTTCAGAAAAAATCCGTCGTAGAGTTTCTATGCGCAGTCATCTCTAGCATTGCCACCCTCGGACTCGCTATTGCCGGGTGGGGAGTATGGGCACTTGTCTACGGGTCGCTAGGCTTTGCCATCGCTAACATGATTGGACTGTGGATAGTGCTTGGCAAAATCTATAGTCCGAGCTTTGAGTTAAGAAAGCTTTTAGCCGAGATGAAATTTGGTGGTTTAGTGTCAATGGACAGAATATTGTGGTATCTATCTACTCAGGCCGATGTTTTTTTTATCGGAAGGTTTCTCGGCAACGAACAACTTGGTATCTATTCCGTGGCTATGCAATTGGCCACTCTACCTATGCAAAAGGTAACTGTAATCTTTAACGAAGTCGGATTTGCTGCATTCTCAAGAATTCAATTAGATCTTAAGGAAGCAACTAGAAAGTTCGTTTTTGCCGTTCGGATGATTTCATTTATTGCGTTTCCGATTTTTTTCGGAATCGCATCAGTTTCTTCTGACATCGTTTCAGTTTTGTTGGGACCTGACTGGGTAGCAGTCGCAATGCCCCTCTGGCTGTTGGCTATCCCCGTGCCGCTGAGATTGCTTGAATCGATTAACACGACAGTGTTGTTTGGTTTAGGTCGACCAGGCAAAGCGGCCACCAATAATCTCTTCTCACTTGCTTTACTTGTTCCTTGTTTTGCCGCAGCCAGCTATTGGGGAAATATCGTCACAGTGTGTCTTGTATGGCTCACCGTCTATCCAATTTGCTTTCTTATCACTTTAACGCGCACTCTTTCTATAACAGAATTGACACTTGGCAATTACTTTCTTCAACTCTTTAAGCCCTGTATGTTTTCTGCCATAGTTTACGGATCGGCAGTCTTCATCAAGGTAGTCTTTCCCAGTTTTATTTCTAATGGCATATTATTTCTTGTTTGTGCGATAATAATTGGATCCCTGGTATATGCCTTACTTCAATTGGTTTTTAATAGAAGTACTTTTACTAGCTTTGTATTTCTTATGTCTCACAAGTCATCTAATTGA